Sequence from the Nocardia brasiliensis genome:
CTCGGCCGGCTGTCCGACGTGTTCGGCAGACGGCGGATGTTCATGGTCAACATCGCGCTGTATTCCGGATTCACGCTGCTCGGCGCGTTCAGCCCGAACGTCGCCTTTCTGATGGCGACCCGCTTCCTGGCCGGGCTCGGCATCGGCGCGGAAATGACGGTCTCCGATACCTATCTGTCCGAAGTCGTTCCGCCGCAGGTGCGCGGCCGCATGATCGCCACGGCCTACACGATCGGCTTCTGCGCCGTGCCCACCGTCGGATTCCTCGCCAAATGGCTGGTTCCGTTGCAGCCCTTCGGCGTCGACGGCTGGCGCTGGCTGTTCGTGATCGGCGGGCTCGGCGCGGCGGTGGTGGTCGTCGCGCGGCGCAACATGCCCGAATCGCCGCGCTGGCTGGATCGGCAAGAGCGAAAAGACGGCGCGCTGCCCTTCGGCGCGATCCTGCGACCGCCGTATCGCGCGCGCACCACGCTGTTCTCCGCGGTGATGATCCTGCAGGTGTTCGGGTACTACGGCTTCGGCACCCTGGCCGTACTCGTGTTGGACCGCAAGGGATTCGAGGTCGTGACCTCGCTCAGCTACCTGGCCATCACCTATCTCGGCTATCCGCTCGGGTCACTGCTCGCGATCCCGCTGATGGAGCGATTCGAACGAAAACACCTGGTGATGGGGACCGCGACGCTGATGGCGCTGTTCGGGTTGGTCTTCGGCTTCGCCACCAGCGTGCCGCTGATCCTGCTCTCCGGCGCGCTGTTCACCGTCACCAGCAACGTCTTCTCCGACGCCATCCACGCCTACCTACCGGAGTCCTTCCCCACCGCCGTGCGCGGCACCGCCTCCGGCGCCACCTACTCGCTGTCCAAGGTCAGCACGGCACTCCTGCCTTTCTTGCTACTGCCACTGCTCGACCGCCCCGGCGGACCCGGCCTGGTCTTCTCGGTGATCACCGTGGCCCTGCTCGCGATGGTCACCCTCGTCGGCATATGGGGACCGCTGACCGGCAGGCGCGCACTCGACTAGGTTCTCGGGGTCGGCCTCGCTACGTCGACGGGCATGACCGGCGGAAATTGATGCTGCTCGTCCACAACCTGGCCGTAGCCGCGGTCGAAGTCACCACCGAAGCCGACGGCGATTGGCGCGCCCGCCTCTGGCTCCTCGTCGAGCGCGCCATCATCGCCCCCCGCACCCTCGCCGCCATCGGCTTCACCAAGGCCCCAACCGGTCCCATTTCCTGCGCCGCATCGAGAAGATGCCGCGCCTACTCCGCCTCGCCGACCAAGCCTGCGCCTGGGCCGTAGACCTCCTCGCC
This genomic interval carries:
- a CDS encoding MFS transporter, which codes for MTTASDVGRERLRLDELPVRPIHRKLVVLVGAGLFFDLYELFLAGTITGVLKQELHLSTFQLSGIVGSAFAGQFLGALVLGRLSDVFGRRRMFMVNIALYSGFTLLGAFSPNVAFLMATRFLAGLGIGAEMTVSDTYLSEVVPPQVRGRMIATAYTIGFCAVPTVGFLAKWLVPLQPFGVDGWRWLFVIGGLGAAVVVVARRNMPESPRWLDRQERKDGALPFGAILRPPYRARTTLFSAVMILQVFGYYGFGTLAVLVLDRKGFEVVTSLSYLAITYLGYPLGSLLAIPLMERFERKHLVMGTATLMALFGLVFGFATSVPLILLSGALFTVTSNVFSDAIHAYLPESFPTAVRGTASGATYSLSKVSTALLPFLLLPLLDRPGGPGLVFSVITVALLAMVTLVGIWGPLTGRRALD